In one Juglans regia cultivar Chandler chromosome 11, Walnut 2.0, whole genome shotgun sequence genomic region, the following are encoded:
- the LOC108991996 gene encoding thioredoxin H-type, which translates to MAAEEGQVIGVHTVEAWNEQLQKGNGSKKLMVVDFTASWCGPCRFISPFLAELAKKLPDVTFLKVDVDELKSVAQDWAVEAMPTFMFLKEGKIVDKVVGAKKEELQQTLAKHLATA; encoded by the exons ATGGCAGCAGAAGAGGGGCAAGTGATCGGTGTGCATACTGTTGAGGCCTGGAATGAACAGCTCCAGAAGGGCAATGGCTCCAAAAAACTG ATGGTTGTTGATTTCACAGCTTCCTGGTGTGGTCCATGCCGCTTCATTTCACCATTCCTGGCAGAATTGGCTAAGAAATTGCCAGATGTTACATTTCTCAAAGTGGATGTGGATGAACTGAAG TCGGTTGCTCAAGACTGGGCTGTGGAGGCAATGCCAACTTTTATGTTCTTGAAAGAAGGGAAGATTGTGGACAAGGTGGTGGGAGCAAAGAAAGAGGAACTGCAGCAGACTCTAGCAAAGCACTTGGCTACAGCATAA
- the LOC108992047 gene encoding beta-galactosidase 3-like encodes MENNSVSKLFLFCVLVWFLSLGFRPIHCSVTYDKKAIVINGQRRILFSGSIHYPRSTPEMWEDLIQKAKDGGLDVIETYVFWNVHEPSPGNYNFEGRYDLVRFIKSVQKAGLYANLRIGPYVCAEWNFGGFPVWLKYVPGISFRRDNEPFKRAMKGFTEKIVGLMKSEKLFQSQGGPIILSQIENEYGAQSKLLGAAGHNYVTWAANMAVELGTGVPWIMCKEEDAPDPVINTCNGFYCDSFTPNKPYKPTMWTEAWSGWFSEFGGPIHQRPVQDLAFSVARFIQKGGSFVNYYMYHGGTNFGRTAGGPFITTSYDYDAPIDEYGLIRQPKYDHLKELHRAIKMCEQALVAADPIVTSLGSSQQAYVYSSESGHCAAFLANYETKSAARVMFNNKHYNLPPWSISVLPDCRNVVFNTAKVGVQTSQLEMLPTNVEMLSWESYEEDISSLDDSSTITASGLLEQINVTRDASDYLWYITSVEIGQSESFLRGGELPTLIVQSTGHAVHVFINGELSGSAFGTREMRRFTYTGKVNLRAGTNRIALMSVAIGLPNVGGHFETWDTGILGPVALHGLDQGKWDLSWQKWTYQVGLKGEAMNLISPNGISSVEWTRGSLAAQKQQPLTWHKTYFNAPEGDEPLALDMEGMGKGQIWINGQSIGRYWTAYASGNCNGCSYAGTFKPPKCQLGCGKPTQRWYHVPRSWLKPTQNLLVLFEELGGDSSRISLVKRSMTGVCAEVSEYHPTLKNWHIESSGKSEEFQRPKVHLQCSQGQTISSIKFASFGTPLGTCGSYQQGTCHATTSNAILEKKCIGKQRCTVTISNSNFGQDPCPNVLKRLSVEAVCAPMATTNWGN; translated from the exons ATGGAAAATAACTCCGTTTCcaagttgtttttgttttgtgttttggtttggttcCTGAGTTTGGGTTTCCGGCCGATCCATTGTAGCGTCACCTACGATAAGAAGGCCATTGTCATCAATGGGCAGAGGAGAATTCTCTTTTCTGGGTCTATACATTACCCCAGAAGTACTCCCGAG ATGTGGGAGGATCTGATACAGAAGGCAAAAGATGGAGGTCTGGATGTGATTGAGACCTACGTTTTTTGGAATGTTCATGAGCCTTCTCCCGGCAAT TACAATTTCGAAGGGAGATATGATTTGGTGAGATTCATAAAGAGTGTACAAAAGGCCGGGCTCTATGCTAATCTCCGCATTGGACCTTATGTTTGTGCAGAGTGGAATTTTGG AGGGTTTCCTGTTTGGCTCAAATATGTCCCAGGCATCAGCTTCAGAAGAGACAATGAGCCTTTCAAG AGAGCAATGAAAGGATTCACTGAGAAGATTGTTGGACTGATGAAGAGTGAAAAACTATTTCAGTCCCAGGGCGGCCCCATCATACTCTCTCAG ATTGAGAATGAGTATGGGGCACAGAGTAAGTTACTTGGGGCTGCTGGCCACAATTACGTCACTTGGGCGGCAAATATGGCTGTTGAATTGGGAACTGGGGTCCCATGGATTATGTGCAAGGAAGAAGATGCCCCAGATCCGGTG ATAAACACGTGCAATGGCTTCTACTGTGATTCATTCACTCCCAACAAACCCTACAAGCCCACAATGTGGACAGAGGCTTGGAGTGGCTG gttttcGGAGTTTGGTGGTCCAATCCACCAGCGACCAGTCCAGGATTTGGCATTTTCAGTCGCTCGATTCATACAGAAAGGAGGGTCCTTCGTTAACTACTACATG TACCATGGAGGAACCAATTTTGGACGTACAGCTGGGGGCCCTTTCATCACTACAAGCTATGACTATGATGCTCCAATAGATGAATATG GTTTGATTAGGCAACCAAAGTATGATCATCTGAAGGAGCTTCACAGGGCAATTAAAATGTGCGAACAAGCTTTGGTTGCAGCCGATCCCATTGTGACTTCATTAGGGAGCTCTCAACAG GCTTATGTATACTCATCAGAATCAGGACATTGTGCAGCTTTTCTTGCAAACTATGAAACAAAGTCAGCTGCAAGAGTAATGTTCAATAACAAGCACTATAATTTGCCCCCTTGGTCCATCAGCGTCCTTCCTGATTGCAGAAACGTAGTCTTCAATACTGCAAAG GTTGGAGTTCAAACATCACAATTGGAAATGTTGCCGACAAATGTTGAGATGCTCTCATGGGAGAGCTACGAGGAAGATATTTCTTCTCTGGATGACAGCTCAACAATTACAGCTTCTGGTCTTTTGGAGCAGATAAATGTCACAAGGGATGCTAGTGATTATCTATGGTATATAACTAG TGTTGAGATTGGCCAGTCTGAATCCTTCCTGCGTGGAGGTGAACTTCCCACTCTCATTGTTCAATCAACAGGCCATGCTGTCCATGTCTTTATTAATGGAGAACTTTCAG GATCTGCCTTTGGGACAAGGGAGATGAGGAGATTCACTTATACTGGCAAGGTCAATCTGCGTGCTGGAACAAACAGAATTGCACTAATGAGTGTTGCTATTGGTTTGCCG AACGTCGGTGGCCACTTTGAGACATGGGACACAGGAATCCTTGGTCCAGTTGCATTGCATGGACTTGATCAGGGAAAGTGGGACTTGTCCTGGCAGAAATGGACCTACCAG GTAGGGCTAAAAGGAGAGGCCATGAATCTTATTTCTCCAAATGGAATTTCCTCTGTTGAATGGACGCGTGGATCATTAGCTGCACAGAAACAACAGCCATTGACTTGGCATAAG ACATATTTCAATGCACCAGAAGGAGATGAACCACTGGCCTTGGACATGGAGGGCATGGGAAAAGGTCAAATATGGATTAATGGACAGAGCATTGGGAGATATTGGACTGCATATGCTAGCGGTAATTGCAATGGGTGCAGTTATGCCGGAACATTTAAACCGCCTAAGTGTCAGCTTGGTTGTGGCAAGCCCACCCAACGATG GTACCACGTGCCTCGGTCTTGGTTGAAGCCAACACAAAATCTGCTGGTTCTCTTTGAGGAACTTGGTGGGGATTCCTCAAGGATTTCTCTTGTTAAGAGATCGATGACTGGTGTTTGCGCTGAGGTCTCTGAGTACCATCCAACCCTAAAGAATTGGCACATTGAAAGCTCTGGAAAATCAGAAGAGTTCCAAAGACCCAAAGTTCACCTGCAGTGTAGTCAGGGGCAGACCATATCTTCAATTAAATTTGCCAGCTTTGGAACTCCTCTAGGAACTTGTGGGAGTTACCAGCAAGGAACATGCCATGCCACAACCTCAAATGCTATCTTAGAGAAG AAGTGTATAGGAAAGCAGAGATGCACAGTCACCATATCCAATAGTAACTTCGGGCAAGACCCATGTCCAAATGTGTTGAAGAGGTTATCAGTTGAAGCTGTTTGTGCTCCCATGGCTACTACAAATTGGGGTAATTAA